The following are encoded in a window of Lacinutrix sp. WUR7 genomic DNA:
- a CDS encoding RNA polymerase sigma factor, with the protein MKTDISYYQNKQEYRLFVQQSYTSLLKLKNEGDKEAFNALVLKILPTLRNYINRSLNAFIKNGNFSKGKYKGDDIIDQLFIEIYDHIEDVKQEKDFYAWLYLKADEIMEDIKVEEEFNEFFFKNIDTYSKPEWDAMEEKYTKDADGDLLLIEELSDSSYNHNDYELKPVFVEDNEVAFIDEIDKHLKQDTIKNHTAFVVSNLPFAMRQVFELFTNEYLSFEEIAVVRKSTIKEVKQLFQDAKRALQVSLFNRYLNN; encoded by the coding sequence ATGAAAACAGATATTAGTTATTACCAAAACAAACAAGAGTACCGTTTATTCGTACAACAGTCTTACACTAGTCTTCTTAAATTAAAGAATGAAGGAGATAAAGAGGCCTTTAATGCTTTGGTTTTAAAAATATTGCCAACCTTAAGAAATTATATAAATAGAAGCTTAAATGCTTTTATAAAAAACGGTAATTTTTCTAAAGGAAAATACAAAGGAGACGATATTATTGATCAGCTTTTTATTGAAATTTACGATCATATTGAAGATGTAAAACAGGAAAAAGATTTCTATGCTTGGTTGTATTTAAAAGCAGATGAAATAATGGAAGATATTAAAGTAGAAGAAGAATTTAATGAGTTTTTCTTCAAGAATATTGATACCTATTCAAAACCAGAATGGGACGCCATGGAAGAAAAATATACAAAGGATGCAGATGGAGATTTATTGCTAATAGAAGAGCTAAGCGATAGCTCTTATAACCATAACGATTATGAATTAAAACCTGTTTTTGTAGAAGATAATGAAGTTGCTTTTATAGATGAAATAGATAAACACCTAAAGCAAGACACGATAAAAAATCATACTGCTTTTGTAGTGAGTAATTTGCCTTTTGCAATGCGTCAAGTTTTTGAGTTGTTTACAAATGAGTACCTGTCGTTCGAAGAAATTGCAGTAGTAAGAAAATCTACAATAAAAGAAGTGAAGCAGTTGTTTCAAGATGCAAAACGTGCATTACAAGTCAGTTTGTTTAATAGATATTTAAACAATTAA
- a CDS encoding pyridoxamine 5'-phosphate oxidase family protein, with protein sequence MFKNLEKKEIDYILENNYIGQLGYIFNSAPYVVPITYFFDKENNAIICYSGDGHKMNAMRKNPTVSLLVADVDNVTNWKSVLVHGKFEQHFGSDAKAYLHKFSLGIKDIILEKEQSKANFISDFSSKIYKDDIPAVFLINIGEITGKKRLDFKA encoded by the coding sequence ATGTTTAAAAATTTAGAAAAAAAAGAAATCGATTATATTTTAGAAAACAATTATATTGGTCAGTTAGGATACATATTTAACAGCGCACCTTATGTAGTGCCTATTACTTATTTTTTTGATAAAGAAAACAACGCGATAATATGCTATTCTGGAGATGGACACAAAATGAATGCGATGCGTAAAAACCCTACAGTTTCTTTGCTAGTTGCAGATGTTGACAATGTAACCAATTGGAAATCTGTCTTAGTGCATGGTAAATTTGAGCAACATTTTGGGAGTGATGCAAAAGCCTATTTACACAAATTCTCCTTAGGAATTAAAGACATTATTTTAGAGAAAGAACAAAGTAAAGCCAACTTTATTAGCGACTTTTCTAGTAAGATTTATAAGGACGATATTCCTGCTGTATTTTTAATAAACATTGGAGAAATAACAGGTAAAAAACGTTTAGATTTTAAAGCGTAA
- a CDS encoding nicotinate-nucleotide adenylyltransferase, translating to MKKVILGLFIFGLTMHLYAQEPTITELEEVVLVNTNYKYINGTDAEDLAIPVEELELKAANFDIKTLDVYTDEYDFYDVYFIIPEGKILATYDNDGNILRTAEKFKDIDLPISVVKAVFKRFPKWDITKDVYLVNYKEGEIAKKKYKLTLINGDKRIKVKVDAEGNFL from the coding sequence ATGAAAAAAGTAATTCTTGGTTTATTTATTTTTGGTTTAACTATGCATTTATATGCTCAAGAGCCTACAATCACCGAATTAGAAGAAGTTGTATTGGTAAATACCAATTATAAATATATTAATGGCACAGATGCTGAAGACTTAGCCATTCCTGTGGAAGAATTAGAACTGAAAGCAGCAAATTTTGATATTAAAACATTAGATGTTTATACGGATGAATATGATTTCTATGATGTATATTTTATTATACCTGAAGGAAAAATTCTTGCAACGTATGATAATGATGGGAATATTCTAAGAACTGCTGAAAAATTTAAGGATATAGATTTACCGATTTCTGTAGTAAAAGCTGTTTTCAAAAGATTTCCAAAATGGGATATTACAAAAGATGTATATTTAGTAAACTATAAAGAAGGTGAAATTGCGAAGAAAAAATATAAACTCACTTTAATTAATGGAGATAAGCGTATAAAAGTGAAAGTAGATGCAGAAGGGAATTTTCTTTAA
- a CDS encoding metallophosphoesterase, which produces MVLKIRLDHVDQKKKQLLISSLYGLTVSSFIPKIIFIIVISILYFSNYILTERQSLIVIPLIGLFSGFLPFFVIVNAIFKSAYHFKIHHIKVTFKNLPKSFDGLKIIQISDLHLGSFNYRYHLLEKAVKKINHENADYICFTGDLVNNYAWELNGWENTLGKLTAKKGKYAILGNHDYGDYSNWDTEEEKEANFKTIKAFFNKIDFNLLLNEAHIIARNKERIAILGIENWGNPPFKKYGDLQKTLSEVQTIPFKILLSHDPTHWNEEVIDKTDIALTLSGHTHGMQAGIKIKKKEWSPIKYKHKHWAGLYQHHSQYLYVNRGLGWLGFPGRIGMRPEITCIELKRKL; this is translated from the coding sequence ATGGTCTTAAAAATAAGACTTGATCATGTAGACCAAAAGAAAAAACAATTACTTATATCTTCTTTATACGGACTTACTGTATCTTCTTTTATTCCTAAAATAATTTTTATAATTGTAATTTCTATCCTCTATTTTTCAAACTATATATTAACAGAAAGACAGTCGCTTATTGTGATTCCTTTGATAGGTTTATTCTCTGGTTTTCTACCTTTTTTTGTTATTGTAAATGCGATATTTAAATCTGCTTATCATTTTAAAATACATCATATAAAAGTTACTTTTAAAAACCTTCCAAAGTCTTTTGACGGGTTAAAAATCATACAAATTTCGGATTTACATTTAGGGAGTTTTAATTATCGATACCATCTATTAGAAAAGGCAGTAAAAAAAATAAATCATGAAAATGCAGATTATATATGCTTTACTGGAGATTTGGTAAATAATTATGCTTGGGAATTAAATGGTTGGGAAAACACCTTAGGAAAACTAACCGCAAAAAAAGGTAAATATGCCATTTTAGGAAATCATGATTATGGAGACTATAGTAATTGGGATACGGAAGAAGAAAAGGAAGCAAATTTTAAAACGATAAAAGCGTTTTTCAACAAAATAGATTTTAATCTTTTATTAAATGAAGCACATATAATTGCTCGTAATAAAGAAAGAATAGCCATTCTTGGTATTGAAAACTGGGGAAATCCACCGTTTAAAAAATATGGTGATTTACAAAAAACGTTAAGCGAAGTCCAAACTATTCCTTTTAAAATATTATTATCTCATGATCCAACACATTGGAATGAAGAGGTTATTGATAAAACCGATATAGCCTTAACCCTATCTGGTCATACACACGGCATGCAGGCAGGAATAAAAATTAAAAAGAAAGAATGGAGTCCTATTAAATATAAACACAAACATTGGGCTGGCTTATACCAACATCACTCGCAATACCTTTATGTTAATCGTGGTTTGGGCTGGCTAGGCTTTCCTGGAAGAATTGGTATGCGACCAGAAATAACATGTATAGAATTAAAAAGAAAGCTGTAG
- a CDS encoding mechanosensitive ion channel family protein, whose product MENIQQLFQEYPLVKIILKYIIIVAFVLLCIQFIRRFLKRNIANTSVRYKSQKGVELLGYFILAFITILYFTGSIKDFTVTLGLLSAGLAFTLQELILSIAGSVYIFIVKVYEPGDRIEINGIKGDVIDVDSIYTTMMEIGQWVESDNYTGRIVKLSNAFVFKGPVYNYSKDFPFIWDEFNLPIRYGSDIELAKTIIIGAATSTLTEYTKASKDQWKEVVNKYYVEDAMVEPTLATTLTDNWIQFNLRYIVDYKKRRYTKHVLNDIIRKEIEATNGKVILASATIELIKIPEIEIKK is encoded by the coding sequence ATGGAGAACATACAGCAATTATTTCAAGAGTATCCTCTTGTAAAAATTATTCTTAAATACATTATAATCGTTGCATTTGTACTGTTGTGTATTCAGTTTATTAGAAGATTTTTAAAACGAAATATTGCCAATACTTCGGTAAGATATAAGTCGCAAAAAGGTGTAGAATTACTAGGCTATTTTATACTAGCCTTTATTACCATTTTATATTTTACTGGAAGCATTAAAGACTTTACCGTTACGCTAGGATTGCTTTCCGCAGGATTAGCATTTACACTACAAGAGTTAATATTAAGCATTGCAGGTTCTGTATATATCTTTATTGTAAAAGTATATGAACCCGGAGATCGAATAGAAATTAATGGCATAAAAGGAGATGTTATTGATGTCGATAGTATTTACACCACCATGATGGAAATTGGACAATGGGTGGAAAGTGATAATTACACCGGTAGAATTGTAAAACTGAGCAATGCATTTGTGTTTAAAGGACCGGTTTATAACTACTCTAAAGATTTCCCTTTTATTTGGGACGAGTTTAATTTACCCATACGATATGGCTCTGACATAGAACTTGCGAAAACTATAATTATAGGAGCAGCAACAAGTACCCTTACCGAATATACGAAAGCATCTAAAGACCAATGGAAGGAAGTTGTAAATAAATATTATGTTGAAGATGCTATGGTAGAACCTACACTAGCAACTACATTAACAGACAATTGGATACAATTTAATCTAAGATATATCGTCGATTATAAAAAAAGACGATACACAAAACACGTATTAAACGATATTATTAGAAAAGAAATTGAAGCTACAAATGGTAAAGTCATTTTAGCATCTGCTACTATTGAATTAATTAAAATACCTGAAATAGAAATTAAAAAATAA
- a CDS encoding chaperone modulator CbpM, with product MEVTDLISITTFCTHYNVPVTFINDLQDYELIEIVVSDDDNYIKTTQLNELEKLMRLHFDLNINLEGLDAVYNLLERVENLQSEVISLQNTLRLYEDL from the coding sequence ATGGAAGTAACAGATTTAATTTCTATAACCACCTTTTGTACCCATTATAATGTGCCAGTAACGTTTATTAATGATTTACAAGATTATGAACTGATAGAGATTGTGGTTTCAGATGATGATAATTATATTAAAACAACACAACTTAACGAGCTTGAAAAATTAATGCGTTTGCACTTTGATCTTAATATAAATTTAGAAGGTTTAGATGCTGTATATAATTTATTAGAACGTGTAGAAAACCTGCAAAGTGAAGTAATATCCCTTCAGAATACATTAAGACTTTACGAAGATTTATAG
- a CDS encoding DnaJ C-terminal domain-containing protein, whose amino-acid sequence MAAIDYYKTLGVSKTASEKDIKKAYRKLARKHHPDLNPNDKEAEKKFKEINEANEVLSNPENRKKYDKYGEHWQNSEAYEQAKQQQQQQRAYQGQAGGSGGYSERDFEDIFGNMFGGQSSGRRSQGNSRFRGQDFNAELQLDLKDVYEEHKRTLTVNNKNIRITIPAGVENGQTIKIKGHGGKGVNGGPNGDLLIQFSIQNHTKFKRDKDNLYTTVDLDLYTAMLGGDLMVDTFTGKVKLTVKPETQNGTKVKLKGKGFPKYKKSGQFGDLYITYQIKTPTKLTDKEKELFTELQKLR is encoded by the coding sequence ATGGCAGCTATAGATTATTATAAAACACTTGGAGTCTCTAAAACAGCGTCAGAAAAAGATATAAAAAAAGCATACAGAAAACTAGCACGCAAGCATCATCCAGACTTAAACCCGAATGATAAAGAAGCGGAAAAGAAGTTTAAAGAAATTAATGAGGCTAATGAAGTATTGAGTAATCCTGAAAATCGTAAAAAATACGATAAGTATGGAGAGCATTGGCAAAACTCGGAAGCCTACGAACAAGCAAAACAGCAGCAACAGCAACAAAGAGCATATCAAGGGCAAGCAGGAGGTTCTGGAGGTTATAGCGAGAGAGATTTTGAAGATATTTTTGGCAACATGTTTGGAGGTCAATCTTCAGGAAGAAGAAGCCAAGGAAATTCTAGATTTAGAGGCCAAGATTTTAATGCAGAACTTCAGTTAGATCTTAAAGATGTTTACGAAGAGCACAAGCGTACACTTACTGTAAATAATAAAAACATACGAATTACTATTCCTGCTGGTGTAGAAAACGGACAAACCATTAAGATTAAAGGGCATGGTGGAAAAGGTGTTAATGGTGGTCCGAATGGCGATTTACTAATTCAGTTTTCTATTCAGAATCACACAAAATTCAAAAGAGATAAAGACAACCTTTATACCACTGTAGATTTAGATTTATACACCGCAATGCTTGGTGGCGATTTAATGGTAGACACGTTTACCGGTAAAGTTAAGTTAACAGTCAAACCAGAAACACAAAACGGAACGAAAGTGAAGTTGAAAGGAAAAGGGTTTCCGAAGTACAAAAAATCAGGACAATTTGGTGATTTATACATAACCTATCAAATAAAAACGCCGACAAAACTTACAGATAAAGAGAAAGAATTATTTACAGAACTTCAAAAACTAAGATAA
- a CDS encoding ABC transporter ATP-binding protein, translating to METVLEAKNINKYFKKPVLFHVLKDINFKINKGEFVSIMGKSGCGKSTLLYILSTMDTEYEGELYLNNDLITGDSRQKLTLIRNKHIGFVFQFHYLLSEFTVLENVMLPAKKLGEKSVKEIEKDALEKLRILNIEHLAHKRASQVSGGEKQRVAIARALINNPLIIMGDEPTGNLDSHNADNVFNIFKKLSVEENLSLLIVTHDEDFANRTDRIITMEDGKIIHE from the coding sequence ATGGAAACAGTTCTAGAAGCAAAAAATATAAACAAATACTTTAAAAAGCCTGTGCTTTTTCATGTGCTTAAGGATATTAACTTTAAAATTAATAAAGGAGAATTTGTTTCCATTATGGGAAAATCTGGTTGTGGAAAATCTACCTTATTGTACATTTTATCTACTATGGATACAGAATACGAAGGAGAACTGTATTTGAATAACGATTTGATAACGGGAGACAGCAGACAAAAATTAACGCTAATTAGAAATAAACATATTGGCTTTGTATTTCAATTTCATTATTTACTTTCAGAGTTTACCGTATTAGAAAACGTCATGCTTCCTGCCAAAAAACTAGGAGAAAAAAGCGTTAAAGAAATTGAAAAAGATGCACTTGAAAAACTAAGAATTTTAAACATCGAACATTTGGCACATAAGCGCGCATCTCAAGTCTCTGGTGGCGAAAAACAACGTGTTGCAATAGCAAGAGCACTGATCAATAATCCATTAATAATTATGGGTGACGAGCCAACAGGAAACTTAGATAGTCATAATGCAGATAATGTCTTTAATATATTTAAAAAGCTAAGTGTAGAGGAAAACCTTTCCTTATTAATTGTAACCCATGATGAAGATTTTGCCAATCGCACCGATAGAATTATCACGATGGAGGATGGTAAAATAATTCACGAATAA
- a CDS encoding FtsX-like permease family protein encodes MVNWTVIIDIAKKQLLTKFKSTAIAALGVTFGIGAYITLVSFMTGLNNMLDDLILNQTPHIHIYNEIEPSKKQPVDIYDAFKNSFNVVHSIKPKLSQKKIHNASPIIQFLNKNEDVKGAIPQIKTQIFYIAGSIEIAGNLTGIQPIDEARLFNFRDYIIAGSPEKLKNTENGILLGSGIAKKMALSVGDRVQISTIKGDIFPLKIVGLYQSGVSDIDAIQSFVNLKTVQRILGEAQNYITDINVKLYDIEKALPLSKKTEQQFNVTAIDIKTANAQFETGTDVRNLITYAVSIALLIVAGFGVYNILSMLIYEKMNDIAILKAIGFSGNDVQYIFMSQALIIGVIGGALGLLIGLIFTNIISTIPFKTEALAKVDTYPIDFNVWYYVIGFSFAIISTFFAGYLPSLKAKKIDPVKIIRGQ; translated from the coding sequence ATGGTAAACTGGACCGTCATAATAGACATTGCAAAAAAGCAATTATTAACCAAATTTAAGTCTACTGCCATTGCTGCTTTAGGTGTTACTTTTGGTATTGGTGCATACATTACTTTGGTTAGCTTTATGACAGGTTTAAATAATATGTTGGACGATTTAATTTTAAATCAAACCCCTCACATTCATATATATAATGAAATTGAACCTTCAAAAAAGCAACCAGTAGATATATATGATGCTTTTAAAAACAGCTTTAATGTGGTACATTCTATTAAACCTAAATTAAGTCAGAAAAAAATCCATAATGCCTCACCAATCATTCAATTTTTAAATAAAAACGAAGATGTAAAAGGTGCCATACCACAAATAAAAACACAAATATTCTACATAGCTGGATCTATTGAAATAGCTGGAAACTTAACAGGAATACAACCAATTGATGAAGCTCGATTATTTAATTTTAGAGATTACATTATTGCAGGTTCTCCAGAAAAACTTAAAAACACAGAAAACGGTATTTTATTAGGTTCTGGTATTGCAAAAAAAATGGCATTATCTGTTGGAGACAGAGTACAAATAAGCACTATAAAAGGAGATATATTCCCCTTAAAAATTGTGGGGCTTTACCAAAGTGGTGTTTCTGATATTGATGCGATTCAAAGTTTTGTAAACCTAAAAACGGTACAACGTATTTTAGGGGAAGCACAAAATTATATCACAGATATTAATGTGAAGCTTTATGATATCGAAAAAGCATTACCCTTATCTAAAAAAACAGAACAACAATTTAATGTAACGGCAATAGATATTAAAACTGCAAATGCACAATTTGAAACAGGAACAGATGTTAGAAATCTTATTACTTACGCCGTTTCTATAGCCTTATTAATAGTTGCTGGTTTTGGTGTATATAATATTTTAAGCATGCTTATTTATGAAAAAATGAATGACATTGCCATTTTAAAAGCAATCGGTTTTTCAGGTAATGATGTGCAGTATATTTTCATGAGTCAAGCGTTGATAATTGGTGTCATTGGTGGTGCTCTAGGACTCTTAATAGGCTTAATATTTACAAATATAATTAGCACTATTCCGTTTAAAACAGAAGCATTAGCCAAAGTAGATACGTATCCTATTGATTTTAATGTTTGGTATTATGTAATAGGTTTTTCTTTTGCAATCATCTCTACTTTTTTCGCAGGCTATTTGCCATCACTAAAAGCAAAAAAAATAGATCCAGTAAAAATAATACGAGGACAATAA